A segment of the Methanofollis fontis genome:
CGTATTGTCATCCTGTAGCGGGGCGGTGCAGCAGTCGCCTCTTTCAGTCGTTTTCTGATCCGGAGGTCCATGGTGCAGACCGGATCTGCCGGGCTCAGTCCCCGCAGAATCCTGGAAACCTCTTCAATATCTTCAGGAAAGAGAAAACTCTTGATTTTCTGTCCGATAAGGGTCGTTTCTCCAACGCCCGCTCTATCACAGAACGCACCATTGACAAAAGTGATTGTCCCGCCCCTGGTGAACCTGCAGATCGGTTCTGTCTGGTCCTCCACGATCGCCCGGTAACGCGCCTCACTTGCACGGAGTCTGTTTTCAAAGCATTTCCGTTCGGTGATATCTTCGAGAATGATGGTGCGCCCGCGTTCTCCGTTCTCAAACACGGTGGGGACCACCTGCATGCTGTAGTGGTACTCTCTGCCGTCGGTCTGGTATGTGACCTCGGTGATCGCCTGTTCCTGACTGCTCCCCTCAATCGTGGTGCGCGCCATGGGGGTGGATATGATGGGCAGGTCGACCTCAGCAAGGGACCGACCGATCAGGTCTGATCGCTTACTGCCGACACATTCGAGGAAGCGGTCGTTCATCTGGAGAATATGGAATGAATGATCGAGAATGAGGATCATATTCTGTGTGAAACAGAGAAATGATGAGATGGGCAGGCGTTGTGCCAGAGAATAGAGTTTGGCATTGCCGACCCTGGTCATCTCCACTTTTCCGGCAATCTGCAGCACCTCAAGATGCCTGGAGACGGAGTTTCTGGTGAGGTGCGTTTTTCGTGCGATCTCGGTGATCGTCATGCCCTTCGGTCGAAACTTCAGAGTGCGCAGGATCAGGTCGGCAGATTCCGGCAGGGCAGAGGCATACATCGATGTCCCCCCAGACACGATAATGCATGACGGTGTATTTACTATTTCCTGATCCGGGAGAGATATGCGAAATTATCGGTCAAACGGACCGAAGTGCCCTTCACCGGTTCAGATCAGTTCTCCGCCAAACCGCCGCCCGACCTCATATGCCGCATCCATGATGTCGTCATGCTGTTTCACCGCACCACGTTCGAAGATACCGGTGACCGGGAAACGCTCCGTGATCCGGTAACCGAGTGCCTCAAACGGCATTGCAATTGCCTCGATGGCAAACCCCATCTCGCGGATATCCTCCTGCTCGCAGACCGAGAAAACCAGTGCACGCCGCTCCTCTCCAGCAAGACGGCTTGAATACCCGCCCGGTCGCTTCGAGGGAAAGGTGTAGTAGGGGTAGAGGCGGTCGATGAACGATTTTGTCATGCTGGTCACGTTGTAATTATAGGTCGGCGACCCGATCACCACTCCCTGCGCCTTCTCCAGTTCAGGATAGAGCAGGTGCATGCCGTCCAGAAACCTGGAGCAGGTCAGGTCTTTTCTGCAGCGTTCGCATCCGGTGCAGGCCTCGATCGTGTAGTCTCGCAGGTGCACCCGTTCCACATCCGCACCCGCATCGACCGCCCCCTCCAGGATACGGTCGAGCAGGATGTCGGTGTTCCCCCGGGGGCGCGGACTGCCGCCGATGCCCAGGATACGCCGGGGATCAGGCATCTCCATCCCCTCCCCTGTGTGCAGATGAACTCTGCTGTGTCATCGCTCTCATCATCGCGTTGTAGACAGTTGGGAATAAAAAATCGTCGCATACAGCGGCAGAAAGAAAAAAATTATTGAGGTGATATTGTCAGGTGAAAAGGGTTACAAACCGGACTGTATGAATGGCGCGTTCACACAGACGATGGAAACTGCAGATAGTGTACAGGATTTTTTCCTTTTCAGGGGACGTGCAAAAATAAGTAAGGCAGAGGTGCCTTACTTTGCCGGGATGACCAGAGAGCGTTCGCCTGCCGGCATGAACTCCCTGATGGCGCCCTTTGCGAACTCGCGGCGGGGTTCGGCGAAGTCGAACGTCAGCGAGGGGTCCGCGAAGGTGATCTTGATCAGGGGCTCAAGGCTGAATGCATCGCCGCGGCTGTAGTGGGCACTGCCCACGATGGCGGCGTACTCGCCCTGGTGACCCACGTTCATGGCGTAGTTCGGGTAGTTCGGACCACGCAGTTCGCCCATCAGACCGCGGTCGGGCTCCATGGAGAGGGAGTTTGCCGATCCGCACTGGTCCTGCAGGTCGTAGCCGAAGAATCCGAGGCGGCTCCAGCCGTCCTTGTGGATGAGCATGGAGAGGTACC
Coding sequences within it:
- a CDS encoding flavodoxin family protein translates to MPDPRRILGIGGSPRPRGNTDILLDRILEGAVDAGADVERVHLRDYTIEACTGCERCRKDLTCSRFLDGMHLLYPELEKAQGVVIGSPTYNYNVTSMTKSFIDRLYPYYTFPSKRPGGYSSRLAGEERRALVFSVCEQEDIREMGFAIEAIAMPFEALGYRITERFPVTGIFERGAVKQHDDIMDAAYEVGRRFGGELI